The proteins below are encoded in one region of Pseudomonas entomophila L48:
- the gabT gene encoding 4-aminobutyrate--2-oxoglutarate transaminase: protein MSKTNESLMQRRVAAVPRGVGQIHPIFVDTAKNSTVIDVEGRELIDFAGGIAVLNTGHLHPKVVAAVQEQLTKVSHTCFQVLAYEPYVELCEKINARVPGDFAKKTLLVTTGSEAVENAVKIARAATGRAGVIAFTGGYHGRTMMTLGLTGKVVPYSAGMGLMPGGIFRALFPSELHGISVDDAIASVERIFKNDAEPRDIAAIILEPVQGEGGFLPAPKELMKRLRALCDQHGILLIADEVQTGAGRTGTFFAMEQMGVAPDLTTFAKSIAGGFPLAGVCGKAEYMDAIAPGGLGGTYAGSPIACAAALAVIEVFEEEKLLERSQAVGERLTAGLKQIQAKHPIIGDVRGLGSMIAVEVFEKGTHTPNAAAVAQVVAKARDKGLILLSCGTYGNVLRILVPLTAEDALLDKGLAIIEECFAELA from the coding sequence ATGAGCAAGACCAACGAATCCCTGATGCAACGCCGTGTCGCCGCCGTCCCACGTGGCGTCGGTCAAATTCACCCGATCTTCGTTGATACTGCGAAGAACTCGACGGTGATCGACGTTGAAGGCCGCGAACTGATCGACTTCGCCGGCGGCATCGCGGTACTGAACACCGGCCACCTGCACCCGAAAGTGGTCGCGGCTGTGCAAGAGCAGCTGACCAAGGTCAGCCACACCTGCTTCCAGGTGCTGGCCTATGAGCCGTACGTCGAGCTGTGCGAAAAGATCAACGCCCGTGTACCAGGCGACTTCGCCAAGAAGACCCTGCTGGTCACCACCGGCTCCGAAGCCGTTGAAAACGCCGTGAAGATCGCCCGTGCCGCCACTGGCCGTGCTGGCGTGATCGCCTTCACCGGCGGCTACCACGGCCGCACCATGATGACCCTGGGCCTGACCGGTAAGGTCGTACCGTACTCCGCGGGCATGGGCCTGATGCCAGGTGGCATCTTCCGCGCCCTGTTCCCGAGCGAACTGCACGGTATCAGCGTCGATGACGCCATCGCCTCGGTCGAGCGCATCTTCAAGAACGACGCCGAGCCGCGCGATATCGCCGCGATCATCCTTGAGCCAGTACAAGGCGAAGGCGGCTTCCTGCCAGCGCCGAAAGAACTGATGAAGCGCCTGCGCGCCCTGTGCGACCAGCACGGCATCCTGCTGATCGCCGACGAAGTGCAGACCGGCGCTGGCCGTACCGGCACCTTCTTCGCCATGGAGCAGATGGGCGTCGCGCCTGACCTGACCACCTTCGCCAAGTCCATCGCCGGCGGCTTCCCGCTGGCCGGTGTGTGCGGCAAGGCCGAGTACATGGACGCCATCGCCCCGGGCGGCCTGGGCGGCACCTATGCCGGTTCGCCGATCGCCTGCGCCGCGGCCCTGGCCGTGATCGAAGTGTTCGAGGAAGAGAAGCTGCTGGAGCGTAGCCAGGCTGTTGGCGAGCGTCTGACCGCTGGCCTCAAGCAGATCCAGGCCAAGCACCCGATCATCGGCGACGTCCGTGGTCTGGGTTCGATGATCGCGGTGGAAGTCTTCGAGAAAGGCACCCACACCCCGAACGCCGCTGCCGTTGCACAGGTCGTGGCCAAGGCGCGCGACAAGGGCCTGATCCTGCTGTCCTGCGGTACCTACGGCAACGTCCTGCGCATCCTGGTGCCGCTGACCGCCGAAGACGCACTGCTGGACAAAGGCCTGGCAATCATCGAAGAGTGCTTCGCTGAGCTGGCCTGA
- a CDS encoding response regulator yields the protein MSAADPVPPCVLIAEGDPWVRDMLREMLLSVRCDARLQVCADGSQALSALSAKPDLIIAARELSGLDGLDLLRKVRGKGGQPGLPFILMSERTDSASVREALPLHPTAYLSKPLDLDNLRKRLENLLLEVGEQIACPVPPLQPGVQLPAFLEQRRATADGGPLFADVQVAIKRALNPQGLNLRVLEEEVRDDPQITGVLIAAANSAALHSESPVQTLLQALNKLGSTQSMNLILGLTLKRSARLSDPLLARYATHYWNLSLHTADYARTLARMVEVDEGLCYCAGLLHCLGDLAVLRTLQEWRLAGGELDEDQVELSLNEFGAPFGSALRTRWRLPLNLRELIASVYQLGGGVYSREILAMNLAGQLARLRPSEGLEKVASSKTARLLKLGLPELTRLRKVDPEAVAREEAERQAAQATTDEAEAALLDPALAETPPEADEERQA from the coding sequence ATGAGCGCTGCCGATCCCGTCCCCCCTTGCGTGCTGATCGCCGAAGGCGACCCCTGGGTGCGTGACATGCTCCGAGAAATGCTGCTCAGCGTGCGCTGCGATGCCCGGCTGCAGGTCTGCGCCGATGGTTCCCAGGCGCTGAGTGCGTTGTCCGCCAAGCCTGACCTGATCATTGCGGCCCGTGAACTGTCCGGGCTCGATGGCCTCGACCTGCTGCGTAAAGTACGCGGCAAAGGCGGCCAGCCTGGCCTGCCGTTCATCCTCATGAGTGAGCGCACCGACAGTGCCAGTGTGCGCGAGGCGCTGCCGCTGCACCCCACCGCCTACCTGAGCAAGCCGCTCGACCTGGACAACCTGCGCAAGCGCCTGGAAAACCTGCTGCTGGAGGTGGGCGAGCAGATCGCCTGCCCGGTGCCACCGCTGCAGCCCGGTGTCCAGCTGCCGGCCTTCCTGGAGCAACGTCGCGCCACGGCCGATGGCGGCCCCTTGTTCGCCGATGTGCAGGTGGCGATCAAGCGTGCCCTCAACCCCCAGGGTCTGAACCTGCGGGTGCTGGAGGAAGAGGTGCGTGATGACCCGCAGATCACCGGCGTGCTCATTGCCGCCGCGAACAGTGCCGCGCTGCACAGCGAGTCGCCGGTGCAGACCTTGCTGCAGGCTTTGAACAAGCTAGGCAGCACCCAGAGCATGAACCTTATCCTTGGCCTTACGCTCAAGCGCAGCGCGCGATTGAGTGACCCGTTGCTGGCCCGCTACGCCACGCATTACTGGAACCTTTCCCTGCACACCGCGGATTACGCCCGCACCCTGGCGCGCATGGTCGAGGTGGACGAGGGCCTTTGCTACTGCGCTGGTCTGTTGCATTGCCTGGGCGACCTGGCCGTCCTGCGTACCCTGCAGGAATGGCGCCTGGCCGGCGGCGAGCTGGACGAGGACCAGGTGGAGCTGTCGCTCAACGAATTTGGCGCGCCCTTCGGTTCGGCCCTGCGTACCCGCTGGCGCCTGCCACTCAACCTGCGTGAGCTGATCGCTTCGGTGTATCAGTTGGGGGGTGGTGTGTACTCGCGTGAGATCCTGGCCATGAACCTGGCCGGGCAATTGGCGCGGTTGCGGCCAAGCGAGGGGCTGGAGAAAGTCGCCAGCAGCAAGACGGCGCGGCTGCTCAAGCTCGGGTTGCCGGAACTGACGCGGCTGCGCAAGGTGGACCCGGAGGCGGTGGCGCGTGAGGAGGCCGAGCGCCAGGCGGCACAGGCCACCACCGACGAAGCGGAAGCAGCCTTGCTCGATCCGGCACTGGCAGAAACTCCACCCGAAGCGGACGAGGAGCGTCAGGCTTGA
- a CDS encoding GGDEF domain-containing protein: MAKELPPTHTGAPRPEAAQTLLALLHAQGEVARLSEREQLYSSLLDSVNAVLWAFDWETRQVLYVSPAYERIFGRPASLVLADYNEWRDAIYPDDLEYAERSLAQVLVKGTVEDREYRILNAAGEVRWISDKCYINQQREGDQRVIIVGIAEDITEKKRLEGELQRLATTDVLTQSSNRRHFFDCAQQAFDSAREDGTPLAFLLLDIDDFKQINDSYGHQEGDQVLQRIADAGKAVLRRGDQFGRIGGEEFAAVFPGCTAQMAEQIAERLQREIQRLSFSHEQQTYGVTVSQGLTGLTDEDEKLDSLFARADAAMYRAKRQGKNQIVKG; the protein is encoded by the coding sequence ATGGCCAAAGAACTCCCACCCACGCACACCGGCGCCCCCCGCCCCGAAGCCGCCCAGACCCTGCTGGCCCTGCTCCACGCACAGGGCGAAGTGGCGCGTCTGAGCGAACGTGAGCAGCTGTACAGCTCCCTGCTCGACAGCGTCAACGCGGTGCTGTGGGCGTTCGACTGGGAGACGCGCCAGGTGCTCTACGTCAGCCCCGCCTACGAGCGCATTTTTGGTCGCCCGGCCAGCCTGGTGCTTGCCGACTACAACGAGTGGCGCGACGCGATCTACCCGGACGACCTCGAGTACGCCGAGCGCAGCCTGGCCCAGGTGCTGGTCAAGGGCACCGTGGAAGACCGCGAGTACCGCATCCTCAATGCCGCAGGTGAAGTGCGCTGGATCAGTGACAAGTGCTACATCAACCAACAGCGCGAGGGTGACCAGCGAGTGATCATCGTGGGCATCGCCGAGGACATCACCGAGAAGAAGCGGCTGGAAGGCGAGCTGCAACGCCTGGCCACCACTGATGTATTGACCCAGAGCAGCAACCGCCGGCACTTCTTCGACTGCGCCCAACAAGCCTTCGACAGCGCCCGCGAGGACGGCACGCCGCTAGCCTTCCTGTTACTGGATATCGACGACTTCAAGCAGATCAACGACAGCTACGGCCACCAGGAAGGCGACCAGGTGCTGCAACGCATCGCCGACGCTGGCAAGGCCGTGCTGCGGCGTGGCGACCAGTTCGGGCGCATTGGTGGTGAAGAGTTCGCGGCGGTGTTCCCCGGCTGCACGGCACAGATGGCCGAGCAGATCGCCGAGCGCCTGCAGCGGGAGATCCAGCGCCTGAGTTTCAGCCATGAGCAGCAGACCTACGGCGTGACCGTGAGCCAAGGCCTGACCGGGCTTACCGATGAGGACGAGAAGCTGGACAGCCTGTTCGCTCGAGCGGATGCAGCCATGTATCGGGCCAAGCGCCAGGGCAAGAACCAGATCGTGAAAGGCTGA